Proteins encoded within one genomic window of Methanosarcina barkeri str. Wiesmoor:
- a CDS encoding CDC48 family AAA ATPase: MTDSKTTIKLKVAEADQRDVGKGIVRIGESFREKLGLEPFDVIEIKGGKSTSALIGRPYPSDSGLEIIRMDGFIRTNAKTSIGEYVAICKADWKEAKSVIFAPVARGMQIYAPSETLKAVFMNRTVSKGDFISTTSLRKSRESETFGKGVMFEDFFQDFFGQGFEPSFGLGEIKLQVVSTSPSGIVKITDLTQVELLSEATEVIPEQNIPTVMYEDLGGLKEAIGKVREMIELPLNHPELFDRLGIDAPKGVLLHGPPGTGKTLLAKAVANESDAYFISINGPEIMSKYYGESERAIREIFEDAEKNAPAIIFLDEIDSIAPKRAEVTGEVERRVVAQLLSLMDGLKARKNVIVIGSTNRPEALDVALRRPGRFDREIELRVPDTDGRLEIFQIHTRGMPLAENVNLMDFAQITYGFVGADIAALCREAAMSALRRVLPKINLNEPEIPAEILDSLQVIREDFENALKDVQPSAIREILIEVPTVGWDDVGGLEEVKRLLKEVVEWPLKNPESYRDIGVEAPKGVLLYGPPGTGKTLLAKAIAHESDANFITAKGSDLLSKWYGESEKRIAEVFTRARQVAPSIIFLDELDSLAPIRGASISEPQVTARILNQLLSEMDGLEELRAVVVIGATNRPDVIDPALIRPGRFDELILVPIPDEGARREIFKVHTEKMELAEDIDIEKLVSITDQYTGADIAAVCKKAGRLALREDIHAKNVKQRHFLKAITETGPSVTPDTMKYYEAIKGELRTRKSKEIENPSYI; the protein is encoded by the coding sequence TTGACTGATAGCAAGACAACGATAAAATTGAAAGTTGCAGAAGCCGATCAACGGGATGTTGGGAAAGGCATTGTCCGGATAGGTGAAAGTTTCCGGGAAAAACTGGGTCTTGAGCCTTTCGATGTTATAGAAATCAAAGGGGGGAAATCGACTTCAGCCCTTATAGGGCGCCCATACCCGAGTGATTCAGGACTTGAGATTATACGTATGGATGGGTTTATCCGTACTAATGCAAAAACCAGTATCGGGGAATATGTAGCTATTTGTAAAGCCGACTGGAAGGAGGCAAAAAGCGTAATATTTGCGCCTGTAGCCAGAGGTATGCAGATCTATGCTCCAAGCGAAACTCTTAAAGCCGTATTCATGAACCGTACGGTTTCAAAAGGGGATTTTATTTCCACTACAAGTTTAAGGAAATCGAGGGAAAGTGAGACTTTTGGCAAAGGAGTTATGTTCGAAGATTTCTTCCAGGACTTTTTCGGCCAGGGCTTCGAGCCATCTTTCGGACTTGGAGAAATAAAATTGCAGGTAGTTTCTACCTCTCCGTCGGGGATAGTGAAGATTACAGACTTAACGCAGGTTGAGCTTTTGTCTGAAGCAACTGAAGTAATCCCTGAACAGAATATTCCTACTGTTATGTATGAAGATCTGGGTGGGCTAAAAGAAGCCATTGGGAAAGTCAGGGAAATGATAGAGTTGCCTTTGAATCACCCTGAACTTTTTGACAGGCTAGGGATCGATGCTCCGAAAGGGGTACTGCTCCACGGTCCGCCCGGAACGGGAAAGACGCTGCTTGCAAAAGCAGTCGCCAACGAATCCGACGCCTACTTTATTTCTATCAATGGCCCTGAGATTATGTCCAAATATTACGGCGAATCCGAAAGGGCAATAAGGGAAATTTTCGAGGACGCAGAAAAGAATGCTCCTGCAATTATCTTCCTGGATGAGATCGATTCCATTGCCCCTAAAAGGGCTGAGGTGACCGGAGAAGTCGAAAGAAGAGTAGTTGCTCAACTTCTCTCCCTTATGGACGGGCTTAAGGCTCGCAAGAATGTAATCGTTATAGGGTCAACCAACCGTCCCGAAGCCCTGGATGTAGCACTCCGCCGCCCAGGCAGGTTTGACCGAGAAATTGAACTTAGAGTCCCGGATACTGATGGAAGGCTAGAAATTTTCCAGATCCATACCAGGGGAATGCCTCTTGCCGAAAACGTAAACCTCATGGATTTTGCTCAAATAACATACGGATTTGTGGGAGCTGATATTGCTGCCCTATGCAGGGAGGCAGCTATGAGTGCCCTGCGGAGGGTTTTACCTAAAATCAATCTTAATGAACCTGAAATTCCAGCTGAAATTCTGGATTCCCTCCAGGTAATAAGAGAAGATTTTGAAAATGCTCTCAAAGATGTCCAGCCTTCAGCAATAAGGGAAATCCTGATCGAAGTGCCAACTGTCGGTTGGGACGACGTAGGCGGTCTGGAAGAAGTAAAAAGGCTCCTGAAGGAGGTAGTAGAATGGCCTCTCAAGAATCCGGAATCTTATAGAGATATTGGGGTTGAGGCTCCTAAAGGGGTCCTTCTGTATGGCCCTCCGGGTACGGGAAAGACTCTGCTTGCAAAGGCAATAGCTCATGAATCGGATGCTAATTTTATTACAGCCAAGGGGAGTGATTTGCTTTCCAAATGGTACGGGGAATCAGAAAAAAGGATAGCTGAGGTCTTTACACGGGCAAGGCAGGTAGCTCCTTCAATTATTTTTCTGGACGAACTTGACTCGCTTGCGCCCATTCGCGGGGCTTCTATAAGTGAGCCTCAGGTTACGGCAAGAATCCTTAATCAGCTTCTCTCCGAAATGGACGGGCTTGAAGAGCTCAGGGCTGTAGTAGTAATTGGTGCAACCAATCGCCCGGACGTTATCGATCCTGCACTTATCCGGCCCGGACGTTTTGATGAACTGATTCTCGTTCCGATCCCTGATGAAGGAGCTCGCAGGGAGATCTTCAAAGTCCACACCGAAAAAATGGAACTTGCAGAGGATATTGATATCGAAAAGCTCGTTTCTATAACCGATCAGTACACAGGTGCAGACATTGCAGCTGTATGTAAAAAGGCAGGAAGGCTTGCTCTGCGTGAGGATATTCACGCAAAAAATGTTAAGCAGAGACACTTCCTTAAAGCAATAACA
- a CDS encoding flavodoxin family protein, translated as MVIKALFLNCTLKKSPRISNTRALVDKAVAIFDKLGVESEVIRVVDHNVAFGISSDEGGGDEWPLILEKIKACNILVIATPIWFGVLSSVAKMVIERLDGTYTEGDPETGQYPLYGKAAGVIVTGNEDGAHDVCSTILFNLIHLGCTVPPNADCYWVGDAGPGPSYIEAGGDRHLYTNRTARYMVHNLAYFAKLLKENPIPTNLKKLDEEAKKVSD; from the coding sequence ATGGTGATTAAGGCACTTTTTTTAAACTGCACTCTAAAAAAATCGCCTCGGATATCAAATACTCGCGCTCTTGTTGACAAGGCAGTAGCTATCTTCGATAAACTTGGTGTTGAAAGTGAAGTGATAAGGGTTGTGGATCATAATGTGGCTTTTGGGATTTCCTCAGATGAAGGAGGAGGAGATGAATGGCCCTTGATCCTTGAAAAAATAAAAGCCTGTAATATTCTTGTTATAGCAACTCCCATCTGGTTTGGAGTTCTCTCATCGGTGGCAAAGATGGTAATTGAGAGGCTGGATGGAACTTATACGGAAGGGGATCCCGAAACTGGTCAGTATCCTCTTTATGGGAAGGCTGCAGGAGTCATAGTTACCGGAAATGAGGATGGGGCACACGATGTCTGTTCAACTATACTCTTTAACCTTATTCATCTGGGCTGCACTGTCCCTCCAAATGCAGATTGTTATTGGGTTGGTGATGCAGGGCCGGGTCCAAGTTACATAGAAGCTGGAGGAGATAGACATCTCTATACAAATCGGACAGCCAGATATATGGTACATAATCTGGCATATTTTGCAAAGCTGCTCAAAGAAAACCCTATCCCTACCAATTTAAAGAAACTTGATGAGGAGGCAAAAAAGGTAAGCGACTGA
- a CDS encoding winged helix-turn-helix domain-containing protein, producing MLYRKENDKDLESLLPTKRYALIFLRRNYLQRLFVNYRGGVSIKRRSRTDIAVDILRVAMNGAKKTHIVYEVNLNFNIAQKYLEMLKEKELIKHENGLFITTDKGKVFQEMAKELKL from the coding sequence TTGTTATATAGAAAGGAGAACGATAAAGATTTAGAATCTTTGTTACCTACAAAAAGATATGCTTTAATATTTTTAAGGCGTAACTACTTACAAAGATTATTTGTAAACTACCGTGGGGGAGTCAGTATTAAGAGAAGGAGCAGGACTGATATCGCAGTAGATATTTTAAGAGTAGCAATGAACGGGGCCAAGAAAACTCATATTGTATATGAGGTAAATTTGAACTTTAATATCGCTCAGAAATACCTTGAAATGTTGAAAGAAAAAGAGCTTATCAAACATGAAAATGGGCTTTTTATCACTACTGACAAAGGAAAAGTCTTTCAGGAAATGGCTAAGGAACTCAAGCTCTAA
- a CDS encoding replication factor C large subunit, producing MTLAIEWAEKYRPQTLKEIVGNKKAVQYLRTWAEKWLSGIPDRRAVVLHGPAGVGKTSTAHALARDLDWEVIELNASDQRTAGVIERVAGSAASMNTFFGGKRLIILDEADNIHGTADRGGMRAIAGIIKNTLQPIVLIANDIYGLTPTIRNLCLEIKFGSVQSRSMVPALKKVCESEDILCSPDAIQQIAEGAGGDLRSAINDLQAAATGRKTLEVEDLSTSGRDVKENIFKAMQRIFKSTDCKKALEAARGLDESPEDLVHWIDENLPFQYASKDGNLEDIKTGFGYLSKADLYLGRVKKRQNYRMWRYASMLMVCGTSVSKTRPYPGFIKYQPPSLWKKMGQIRSKRDLRDNIASKVGEHNFESMRYSRNNLLELYSRMLKNEESAIEITAGLGLELEELIYLSGSTKASKKLQKIYERAQELLLEGNEESDGAEFFRTPAPPGNSKEDLSVFSVNNSVEKDGKHSERLEVPNSRTSQGGQKTLNFGFDIPPEISPETKNSENNTSDTIKPGNLAPDILAPVTLTPDSFTSDTLIPEQDQAEIDDIGIKSDSLTSISLEHDSLKVKNSSSLPGPVEKEAFSDSEPIENSISPELSRSVKSVNREPAIKKVSDNSEKSEVKVSETPKKVESKTQKTLFDF from the coding sequence ATGACGTTGGCAATTGAATGGGCTGAGAAATACCGCCCACAGACCCTGAAAGAGATTGTAGGGAACAAGAAGGCGGTGCAGTATTTGCGGACCTGGGCTGAGAAGTGGCTTTCAGGCATTCCAGATAGAAGGGCAGTGGTCCTTCATGGGCCTGCAGGAGTAGGGAAGACTTCTACTGCCCACGCTCTTGCCCGCGATCTGGATTGGGAAGTCATCGAACTCAATGCAAGTGACCAGAGGACTGCAGGTGTTATTGAAAGAGTTGCGGGGTCGGCAGCTTCAATGAATACCTTTTTTGGAGGAAAACGCCTGATTATCCTGGACGAAGCGGATAATATTCACGGGACTGCAGACAGGGGCGGAATGCGGGCTATTGCAGGAATTATAAAGAACACTCTTCAACCCATAGTGCTAATTGCAAATGATATTTATGGGTTGACTCCTACTATCCGGAACCTCTGTCTGGAAATAAAGTTCGGCTCAGTGCAGAGCCGTTCTATGGTCCCTGCTTTGAAGAAGGTCTGCGAGAGCGAGGATATTTTATGCAGCCCGGATGCAATCCAGCAAATTGCTGAAGGGGCTGGAGGGGATCTCAGAAGTGCAATTAACGACCTTCAGGCTGCAGCTACCGGGAGGAAAACGCTGGAAGTTGAGGATCTCAGCACTTCAGGCCGAGATGTAAAGGAAAACATCTTCAAGGCAATGCAGAGAATCTTTAAGAGCACGGACTGTAAAAAGGCTCTGGAAGCAGCTCGCGGTCTTGATGAGAGCCCTGAAGACCTTGTACACTGGATCGACGAAAACCTGCCTTTCCAGTATGCATCTAAGGATGGAAATCTTGAGGATATAAAAACTGGCTTTGGTTATCTCTCAAAGGCCGATCTCTACCTTGGGCGCGTAAAAAAACGCCAGAACTATAGGATGTGGAGGTATGCTAGCATGTTGATGGTCTGTGGAACTTCGGTCTCAAAGACACGGCCCTATCCCGGATTTATCAAGTACCAGCCTCCTTCTCTCTGGAAAAAAATGGGGCAGATACGTTCTAAACGAGACCTCAGGGATAATATAGCTTCTAAAGTTGGAGAACACAACTTCGAGTCTATGCGTTATTCAAGAAATAACCTGCTGGAGCTTTACTCTCGCATGTTAAAGAATGAAGAATCTGCGATCGAAATTACTGCAGGCCTCGGGCTTGAACTTGAAGAGCTGATATATCTCTCGGGGAGCACAAAAGCCAGTAAAAAGCTGCAGAAAATCTACGAAAGGGCGCAGGAACTTCTCCTTGAAGGAAATGAAGAATCTGATGGAGCTGAGTTTTTCAGGACTCCTGCTCCCCCAGGCAATAGTAAAGAGGATCTTTCTGTTTTCTCAGTTAATAATTCTGTGGAAAAAGATGGGAAACATTCTGAGAGGCTCGAAGTTCCCAACTCCAGGACTTCTCAGGGTGGGCAGAAGACTCTTAACTTTGGTTTTGATATTCCACCTGAAATTTCTCCAGAAACTAAGAATTCGGAAAATAATACTTCTGATACCATTAAACCTGGTAACCTTGCACCTGATATCCTTGCACCTGTTACCTTAACACCTGATAGTTTTACTTCTGACACTCTTATACCGGAGCAGGATCAGGCCGAGATTGATGATATTGGGATCAAATCTGATAGCCTTACATCCATTTCACTTGAACACGATAGTCTCAAGGTTAAGAATTCTTCATCCTTGCCTGGGCCCGTTGAGAAGGAAGCTTTTTCTGACTCTGAACCGATAGAAAATAGCATCTCTCCCGAACTTTCCAGATCCGTGAAATCTGTAAACCGTGAGCCTGCTATCAAAAAAGTTTCAGATAATTCTGAAAAATCTGAGGTCAAAGTCAGCGAAACTCCCAAAAAAGTCGAGTCGAAAACACAAAAAACGCTTTTCGACTTCTAA
- the mtxX gene encoding methanogenesis marker protein Mmp4/MtxX — translation MEKNSMDALLEAIEMRARANRARVAMGIRDPNSKMLESAWKAQELGYAQVVLVGIKKEIDKVGTELEVVDTDEPEKTLAELMISRKVDAAIRGTAKASGALAQLKEALGKKRICRLALLLTVDGTPFFLAPVGIDEGNTISDKLRMIKLGAEHIRRFGIEPRVGVLSGGRIGDIGRNKRVDRTLADGEFVTRRAVELGINAKHYTILIEDAIKESNFIVAPDGISGNLIFRTIAFLGGGDGLGASVLMDDYVFVDTSRVGGHFTKAIMLASALSHLNKERQKVIY, via the coding sequence ATGGAAAAGAATAGCATGGATGCCCTCCTTGAGGCTATCGAAATGAGAGCCAGGGCTAACCGGGCCAGAGTAGCTATGGGAATAAGGGACCCGAATTCCAAAATGCTCGAGAGTGCTTGGAAAGCCCAGGAACTGGGATATGCACAGGTCGTCCTGGTGGGGATTAAGAAGGAAATTGATAAGGTCGGTACAGAACTCGAGGTAGTGGACACAGATGAGCCTGAGAAGACTCTTGCAGAACTTATGATTTCAAGAAAAGTCGATGCAGCGATAAGAGGCACTGCAAAGGCATCTGGAGCCCTAGCCCAACTCAAAGAAGCTCTAGGAAAGAAAAGAATCTGCCGGCTTGCCCTGCTCCTCACGGTTGATGGAACACCTTTCTTTCTCGCCCCTGTAGGGATCGACGAAGGAAACACTATTTCAGATAAACTCAGGATGATCAAGCTTGGCGCCGAACATATAAGGAGATTCGGGATAGAGCCCAGGGTCGGCGTGCTGTCGGGGGGCAGAATTGGAGACATCGGAAGGAATAAACGTGTGGACAGGACTCTTGCAGACGGAGAATTCGTGACAAGGCGGGCTGTTGAACTCGGGATCAATGCCAAACATTACACGATTCTTATTGAAGATGCCATAAAAGAATCGAACTTTATTGTAGCCCCTGATGGAATTTCGGGAAACCTCATTTTCAGGACAATTGCTTTCCTGGGTGGGGGTGACGGGCTTGGAGCTTCAGTGCTCATGGATGATTATGTTTTTGTGGATACATCAAGGGTAGGTGGACATTTTACGAAAGCCATAATGCTTGCAAGTGCACTGTCTCACCTTAATAAGGAAAGGCAAAAGGTGATTTATTGA
- a CDS encoding tetrahydromethanopterin S-methyltransferase subunit A yields MKKIAEAWPIVKGDYTVGNPESRIAVVTLASQINSLPEAALWGSSKTENLGVEKIIINTISNSNIRYILICGKESRGHLAGHSLLAIHANGIDEKGRIVGSEGAIPFIENISREAVKRFQQQVVLLDRIGLTNLEEIMKIVREYKDQGEVYPEEPLVAISQKKRQSTFTIPHSGDIIVSEEFVMDSAAGVVCTTNDF; encoded by the coding sequence TTGAAAAAGATTGCAGAGGCATGGCCGATAGTAAAAGGCGACTACACGGTAGGAAATCCGGAATCCCGGATTGCAGTGGTAACTCTTGCGAGCCAGATAAATTCCTTACCTGAAGCGGCCCTCTGGGGTAGCTCAAAAACCGAAAATCTGGGAGTCGAAAAAATAATCATAAATACCATCTCAAATTCCAATATAAGGTACATCCTTATCTGCGGAAAGGAATCCAGAGGACACCTGGCAGGTCATTCCCTGCTCGCAATTCATGCAAACGGGATTGACGAAAAGGGAAGAATTGTTGGTTCTGAGGGGGCTATCCCTTTCATAGAAAACATATCAAGAGAGGCAGTAAAACGCTTTCAGCAACAGGTAGTGCTTCTTGACAGGATAGGACTGACAAACCTCGAGGAAATAATGAAAATTGTGAGAGAATATAAGGACCAAGGGGAAGTTTACCCGGAGGAACCTCTTGTAGCTATTTCCCAGAAGAAAAGACAATCTACTTTCACGATTCCTCATTCAGGTGATATAATAGTTTCCGAAGAATTTGTCATGGACTCAGCTGCAGGAGTCGTCTGCACGACAAATGATTTTTAA
- the mtrH gene encoding tetrahydromethanopterin S-methyltransferase subunit H, whose translation MFKFQKEQEIVNIAGVKIGGQPGELPTVLAGTIFYDKHEIVKDVARGLFDRDAAEKLINLQESSAEETGNPYIIHIFGTTPESITRYIDFVAEISEAPFLIDSPEGTVRSHAAEYVSEIGLADKAIYNSINMSINASEIEALALSDIDSSIILGFNAMDSSLQGRMEMLENGAGLLEEGLLSIADRCGIVNKLIDPSITPMGNGAGVALKMTITAKAKWGHPTGSGIHNAPSAWNWLNKKKEKDPVLYKICDVGSTCLQQAAAGDFILYGPIEYAPYIFPMAAMSDIMISEAVADLGIEPASRHPLNLLV comes from the coding sequence ATGTTTAAGTTTCAGAAAGAACAGGAAATCGTTAACATCGCAGGAGTGAAGATAGGTGGACAGCCAGGAGAGCTTCCGACCGTGCTTGCAGGGACTATCTTTTATGATAAGCATGAAATCGTAAAAGACGTTGCAAGAGGCCTGTTTGACCGGGATGCTGCCGAAAAACTTATAAATCTGCAGGAATCAAGTGCGGAAGAAACAGGAAACCCGTATATAATCCACATTTTCGGTACTACCCCTGAAAGCATTACCCGTTACATTGACTTTGTGGCCGAAATTTCAGAAGCTCCTTTTCTTATCGACTCCCCCGAAGGAACCGTGCGTTCCCATGCCGCAGAATATGTTAGCGAAATCGGACTTGCAGACAAAGCAATCTATAACTCCATAAACATGAGCATAAATGCTTCTGAAATTGAAGCTCTTGCCCTATCCGATATTGACAGCTCGATTATCCTTGGCTTCAATGCAATGGACTCATCCCTGCAGGGAAGGATGGAAATGCTGGAAAACGGGGCAGGCCTTCTGGAAGAGGGATTACTTTCAATTGCAGACAGATGCGGGATAGTTAACAAGCTTATAGACCCAAGCATTACTCCTATGGGAAACGGAGCAGGTGTAGCCCTAAAGATGACGATTACCGCAAAAGCAAAATGGGGACACCCCACCGGCTCGGGAATCCACAACGCACCCTCAGCCTGGAACTGGCTGAATAAGAAGAAAGAGAAAGACCCTGTTCTTTACAAAATCTGTGATGTAGGTTCAACTTGCTTGCAGCAGGCAGCAGCCGGAGATTTCATTCTCTATGGACCCATCGAGTATGCCCCATACATATTTCCTATGGCTGCCATGAGCGATATAATGATTTCTGAGGCTGTAGCTGACCTCGGCATAGAGCCTGCTTCCCGGCATCCTTTAAACTTGCTTGTATAA
- a CDS encoding flavodoxin domain-containing protein codes for MKAIVVYLSTSGNTKAMAEAIASGIESKHVDAKAISFYDVKLEDLNEADAIAVGSSTFYYRMLQPMEKFMDEILASTNPKGKLGAAFGSYGWSGEAPILIAEKMRDMGMTVIDPVLRILHKPTDKDLQECKRLGVDIAEKLKHRSSKTPQQPRAPS; via the coding sequence TTGAAAGCGATAGTAGTCTATCTCAGTACCTCGGGGAATACGAAAGCTATGGCAGAAGCAATAGCTAGTGGAATTGAGTCGAAACATGTGGATGCAAAAGCTATTAGCTTTTATGACGTAAAACTTGAGGATCTTAACGAAGCAGATGCAATTGCAGTCGGTTCATCGACTTTTTACTACAGGATGCTTCAGCCCATGGAAAAATTCATGGATGAAATTCTAGCTTCCACAAACCCAAAAGGAAAATTAGGGGCTGCTTTCGGGTCTTACGGATGGAGTGGAGAAGCACCTATACTGATAGCCGAAAAAATGCGAGACATGGGAATGACTGTCATAGATCCCGTACTCAGGATACTACACAAGCCCACAGACAAGGACCTGCAGGAATGCAAAAGGCTTGGAGTCGACATTGCCGAAAAGCTAAAGCATAGAAGCAGTAAAACTCCACAACAACCGAGAGCACCGAGTTAA
- a CDS encoding PAS domain-containing protein, whose translation MDEVSEDYETLNANFQTAGSKNDIGGEALHAALEKEETLRMMINNSHVVLFLWKNKDNWPVEFVSENVGKFGYSVEDFTSGRTRYKDLIYFDDLKEVEEEFKKKVKSGVSAFSLEYRIITKAGDIRWINERTFIQRNTSGEATHFQGVVLDITRRKKGEEELEETIKMQKVLITAVNNSPAVVFLWKNEKYWPAIFVSDNVVQFGYTVDDFLSQKIQYGRIIHSDDLKRVGEELDRSIQNGEVSFNSEYRIFTKAGDMLWVNERTFIQRDIEGKVTCFQGIVLDITHRKKTEKALRKSLKTQEMLKSIINKSPAVAFLRKNIENLPANLENWPVDYISENVMQFGYSVEDFLSGRVLYGDIIHREDIHTVVESLARSVREGYDSFEMEYRIITGNGSIRWVEDRTFIQRNSTGKVTHFQGIIIDVTGKKEAEKMLEIQRELGVALSTTWNLQTMLNQILNACLKIEEIDAAGIYLKDELLDQINLVAHRGLSPEFVASISIYRADSPEARQIWTEKPVYRMDFFADEMADLIKNEKITSVAVLPMKHRGEIIGSLNFASHTTDRIPQNVRNFLESVALQVVNYIAPLRIAADLG comes from the coding sequence ATGGATGAGGTGTCGGAGGATTATGAAACTTTAAATGCGAACTTCCAGACCGCAGGTAGTAAAAACGACATAGGAGGAGAAGCTCTTCACGCAGCCCTGGAAAAAGAAGAAACTCTGAGAATGATGATCAATAATAGTCATGTAGTGCTTTTTCTCTGGAAGAATAAAGATAACTGGCCTGTGGAGTTTGTCTCCGAAAATGTGGGGAAATTTGGATACTCGGTAGAAGATTTCACTTCTGGCAGGACGCGATATAAAGATTTAATATATTTCGATGACCTCAAAGAGGTCGAAGAGGAGTTTAAGAAAAAAGTAAAAAGTGGGGTTTCTGCTTTCAGCTTGGAATACAGGATTATAACAAAAGCAGGAGATATCCGATGGATAAACGAAAGGACCTTTATCCAGAGAAATACAAGCGGAGAGGCGACACACTTCCAGGGAGTAGTGCTCGATATCACCAGGCGGAAAAAAGGTGAAGAAGAACTGGAAGAAACTATTAAGATGCAGAAAGTGTTGATTACAGCAGTTAATAATAGTCCTGCAGTGGTCTTTCTCTGGAAAAATGAGAAGTACTGGCCTGCAATTTTTGTATCAGATAATGTTGTACAGTTTGGATACACGGTTGATGACTTTCTATCACAGAAAATTCAGTACGGAAGAATCATACACTCTGATGACCTGAAAAGAGTGGGAGAGGAGCTTGACAGGAGCATTCAGAACGGGGAGGTAAGCTTCAACTCTGAGTACAGAATTTTTACAAAAGCCGGAGATATGTTGTGGGTAAACGAGAGAACATTCATCCAGAGGGATATAGAAGGGAAAGTAACCTGCTTTCAGGGAATAGTACTGGATATAACCCATAGAAAGAAAACTGAAAAAGCCCTGAGAAAATCACTAAAAACGCAGGAAATGCTGAAAAGTATAATTAACAAAAGTCCGGCAGTAGCTTTTCTAAGGAAAAATATAGAAAACTTGCCTGCAAATTTAGAAAACTGGCCTGTAGATTATATTTCTGAAAACGTAATGCAGTTTGGGTACTCAGTAGAAGACTTTCTCTCCGGAAGAGTACTTTATGGGGACATAATCCATAGAGAAGATATTCATACTGTTGTCGAAAGTCTGGCACGCTCAGTAAGAGAAGGATACGATTCCTTCGAGATGGAATATAGAATTATTACAGGAAACGGCAGTATACGCTGGGTCGAAGACCGAACGTTTATCCAGCGAAACAGTACAGGCAAGGTCACTCATTTTCAGGGAATAATCATCGATGTCACTGGGAAAAAAGAGGCTGAGAAAATGCTCGAAATCCAGAGAGAGCTGGGAGTAGCCCTCAGTACTACCTGGAATCTTCAGACCATGCTTAACCAGATCCTTAATGCCTGTCTGAAAATAGAAGAGATAGATGCCGCAGGAATATACTTGAAAGACGAACTCCTGGATCAGATTAATCTGGTTGCACATCGTGGACTCTCTCCCGAATTCGTGGCAAGTATTTCGATATATAGAGCAGATTCCCCTGAAGCTCGGCAGATCTGGACTGAAAAGCCGGTTTACAGGATGGATTTTTTTGCAGATGAAATGGCAGATTTAATTAAAAATGAAAAAATTACTTCAGTAGCCGTGCTTCCTATGAAGCACAGAGGAGAAATTATAGGCAGCCTTAATTTTGCTTCTCATACTACAGACAGGATTCCACAGAACGTACGTAATTTTCTTGAAAGTGTAGCCCTCCAGGTAGTGAACTATATAGCTCCTCTTCGTATTGCGGCAGACCTTGGATAA